In the Arthrobacter sp. 31Y genome, one interval contains:
- a CDS encoding acetyl/propionyl/methylcrotonyl-CoA carboxylase subunit alpha, with protein MTLPTTTTGPARPVVEARTFKAVLVANRGEIACRVIRTLKEMGIRSIAVYSDADKNAKHVALADTAVAIGGTAPAESYLKIDAIIDACRRSGAEAVHPGYGFLSENVEFAKALDAAGITFIGPGIGAIEVMGDKIRSKNHVMAYDVPCVPGIAQAGLSDQELIQAAQGVGFPLLIKPSAGGGGKGMHVVERPEDMASTLVTARRVAASAFGDDTLFLERLIRAPRHIEVQVLADNHGNVIHLGERECSLQRRHQKVIEEAPSALFESLPNGAEERARIGEAACNAARSVNYSGAGTVEFLVSDEHPDEFFFMEMNTRLQVEHPVTEMVTGVDLVEWQVRIAAGEVLTVAQSDVVLKGHAVEARVYAEVPERNFMPSMGRIVALAEQGAPDAAVSGQQPAHAKVRIDSAMRENLEITGDYDPMLAKVIAWGEDRVSALNTLDAALGRYTLLGVDTNVEYLRLLINDPEVTAGHLDTGLIERRLPSMTFRHVGSAELIAAALTLWLDRTGSAIAGHAWKTADSWRAGGRGAWTATFGVPGAGIVTVSITEENGNVRASIDGGSPVHVRVADRGNNRIMVEFDGGPVTFAVGAAAGGNSVHELFVGNDGWCCRLEVLNRAERLRRMLAGIQRDEGAADPEVRSPMPGTVVSVSVADGDTVEEGQALLAVEAMKMEHQLVASVAGTVHLTSKPGDLVKADQVLATIHVDTDSTSTGSKNTDEEVQP; from the coding sequence ATGACCTTGCCAACTACAACCACAGGCCCGGCAAGACCGGTGGTGGAAGCCCGAACCTTCAAGGCCGTCCTCGTAGCAAATCGCGGAGAGATTGCCTGCCGCGTCATCCGGACCCTGAAAGAGATGGGCATCCGCTCAATCGCCGTGTACTCGGATGCCGACAAGAATGCCAAGCATGTGGCCCTCGCCGATACCGCCGTCGCCATCGGTGGCACTGCACCCGCGGAGAGCTATTTGAAGATCGACGCCATCATCGACGCGTGTCGTCGTAGCGGCGCGGAGGCAGTCCACCCGGGCTACGGCTTCCTGTCAGAGAATGTGGAGTTCGCCAAGGCACTGGACGCTGCTGGCATCACCTTCATTGGGCCCGGAATTGGAGCCATCGAAGTCATGGGCGACAAAATCCGTTCCAAGAACCACGTGATGGCCTACGACGTCCCCTGCGTTCCAGGAATCGCGCAAGCAGGCCTCAGCGATCAGGAACTGATCCAGGCCGCACAGGGTGTCGGTTTCCCTTTGCTGATCAAGCCGTCCGCAGGTGGTGGTGGTAAAGGCATGCACGTGGTGGAGAGGCCGGAGGACATGGCCTCCACGCTCGTCACGGCCAGGCGCGTTGCAGCGTCTGCTTTTGGCGACGACACTCTTTTCCTTGAGCGGCTCATCCGCGCCCCCCGCCACATCGAGGTTCAGGTCTTGGCGGACAACCACGGCAACGTGATCCACCTCGGCGAGCGCGAGTGTTCCCTCCAGCGGCGCCACCAGAAGGTGATCGAAGAAGCTCCGTCTGCCCTTTTTGAATCATTGCCCAATGGTGCGGAGGAGCGGGCGCGGATTGGCGAGGCTGCCTGCAACGCGGCCCGTTCGGTTAACTACAGTGGCGCGGGAACCGTGGAATTCCTGGTCTCTGACGAACATCCCGACGAGTTCTTCTTCATGGAGATGAACACCCGGCTTCAGGTGGAGCACCCTGTCACGGAAATGGTCACGGGCGTCGACCTCGTTGAATGGCAGGTGCGGATCGCCGCCGGTGAGGTTCTCACCGTGGCGCAGTCCGACGTCGTACTTAAAGGCCACGCCGTGGAGGCGCGTGTCTACGCCGAGGTGCCCGAGCGTAACTTCATGCCGTCCATGGGGCGAATCGTGGCGCTCGCTGAGCAGGGCGCACCTGATGCAGCCGTTTCGGGGCAGCAACCGGCGCATGCGAAGGTGCGGATCGATTCGGCCATGCGCGAGAACCTGGAGATCACGGGGGACTACGACCCCATGCTGGCCAAGGTCATCGCGTGGGGTGAAGACCGGGTTTCGGCGCTGAATACGCTTGACGCTGCGCTGGGCCGCTACACCTTGCTCGGCGTGGACACGAATGTGGAGTACCTGCGGTTGTTGATCAACGATCCCGAGGTCACAGCCGGGCACCTCGATACGGGGCTGATCGAGCGCAGGCTGCCGTCCATGACGTTCCGGCATGTTGGTTCTGCTGAGTTGATTGCCGCCGCCCTCACCCTCTGGCTTGATCGCACAGGTTCGGCGATTGCCGGCCACGCGTGGAAAACCGCCGACTCCTGGCGCGCCGGCGGACGCGGCGCGTGGACAGCCACCTTTGGTGTACCTGGCGCAGGGATTGTCACGGTGTCAATTACCGAGGAGAACGGCAACGTCAGGGCAAGCATCGACGGCGGGAGTCCGGTCCACGTCAGGGTGGCGGATCGCGGCAACAACAGGATCATGGTGGAGTTCGACGGCGGCCCGGTCACCTTCGCGGTTGGCGCGGCGGCGGGCGGCAACAGCGTCCACGAACTTTTTGTGGGCAACGACGGCTGGTGCTGCAGGCTTGAGGTCCTGAACCGGGCCGAGCGGCTGCGGCGGATGCTCGCCGGGATCCAACGCGACGAGGGGGCGGCGGACCCGGAGGTTCGTTCACCGATGCCCGGAACGGTGGTCTCCGTGTCCGTAGCCGACGGAGACACCGTGGAGGAAGGACAGGCGCTCCTTGCTGTGGAGGCCATGAAGATGGAGCACCAACTGGTGGCGTCCGTTGCCGGAACCGTTCATCTCACCAGCAAACCGGGCGACCTTGTCAAAGCAGACCAGGTGCTCGCCACCATTCACGTAGACACAGACAGCACCAGCACAGGCAGCAAGAACACAGACGAGGAAGTCCAGCCATGA
- a CDS encoding acyl-CoA dehydrogenase family protein has product MSTFELNEEYQDLSDSVREFADEVVAPVSAKHDEEHSFPYEVVKQMGEMGLFGLPFPEEFGGMGGDYFALALALEQLGRVDQSVAITLEAGVSLGAMPVYRFGTDAQKEEWLPQLASGRSLAGFGLTEREAGSDAGGTKTNAHLENGEWVINGNKEFITNSGTDITTLVTVTAVTGQKENADGSTKKEISTILVPTDTPGFTAEKPYNKVGWNASDTHPLTLDNVRVPEANLLGERGRGYANFLSILDEGRIAIAALATGAAQGCVDLSVKYAKERSAFGQNIGKYQAIQFKIARMQARAHTARLAYYDAASRMLAGTPFKTEAAIAKMVAGEAAMDNARDATQVFGGYGFINEFTVARHYRDSKILEIGEGTTEVQLMLIARELGL; this is encoded by the coding sequence ATGAGCACGTTTGAACTAAATGAGGAGTATCAGGACCTTAGCGACTCCGTCCGCGAGTTCGCTGACGAAGTGGTGGCACCCGTCTCCGCCAAGCACGACGAAGAGCACAGTTTTCCCTACGAGGTTGTGAAGCAGATGGGGGAGATGGGCTTGTTCGGCCTGCCGTTCCCCGAAGAGTTTGGTGGCATGGGCGGGGACTATTTTGCCCTTGCTCTGGCCTTGGAACAGCTCGGGCGAGTGGACCAGTCGGTAGCCATCACCCTCGAAGCCGGTGTCTCGCTGGGCGCCATGCCCGTATACCGCTTCGGAACGGATGCGCAGAAAGAGGAGTGGCTGCCGCAGTTGGCGTCCGGACGGTCCTTGGCTGGTTTCGGCCTGACGGAGCGTGAGGCAGGTTCGGATGCGGGCGGCACCAAGACCAACGCCCATCTGGAAAACGGCGAATGGGTGATCAACGGCAACAAAGAGTTCATCACCAACTCAGGTACGGACATCACCACCCTGGTGACGGTCACGGCCGTGACGGGCCAGAAGGAAAACGCGGACGGCAGCACCAAAAAGGAGATCTCCACCATCCTGGTGCCTACTGACACGCCCGGGTTCACCGCGGAAAAGCCGTACAACAAGGTGGGATGGAACGCGTCCGATACCCACCCGCTCACCCTGGACAATGTCCGCGTTCCGGAAGCAAACCTCCTGGGGGAGCGGGGCCGTGGTTATGCGAACTTCCTCTCCATTTTGGACGAGGGCCGCATCGCCATCGCTGCCTTGGCCACGGGCGCAGCCCAGGGGTGCGTGGACTTGTCCGTGAAGTATGCCAAGGAACGCAGCGCGTTTGGGCAGAACATCGGCAAGTACCAAGCCATCCAGTTCAAGATCGCGCGGATGCAGGCAAGGGCCCACACTGCCCGCCTCGCGTACTACGACGCCGCTTCCAGGATGCTGGCAGGCACGCCGTTCAAGACCGAAGCGGCCATCGCTAAGATGGTCGCAGGCGAGGCAGCCATGGACAACGCGCGGGACGCCACCCAGGTGTTCGGCGGCTATGGCTTCATCAACGAATTCACGGTGGCACGCCATTACCGTGACTCCAAGATCCTTGAAATCGGGGAGGGCACCACGGAGGTGCAGTTGATGCTCATCGCCCGCGAGCTGGGTCTGTAA